The genomic interval CTGCGAGTCGGCCTGCGTGCTGGGCCTGATCGAACCGCCGGTGACGATCGAACAGATCGAGTGGGCCATCATCGAACGGGCTTTCCGTGAAGGATGGGTCAAACCTGAGCCACCGGCGCGCCGGACCGGCAAAAAGGTGGCCGTCATCGGATCGGGGCCTGCCGGACTGGCCTGCGCCGACCAGCTCAACCGCGCCGGCCACTGGGTGACGGTTTTCGAGCGGGATGACCGCATCGGAGGGCTGCTGCGCTACGGCGTGCCCGACTTCAAGATGGAAAAGTGGGTGATCGACCGGCGCGTGGCCATTCTGGAAGCCGAGGGCATCACGTTCCGCACCGGGGTACACGTGGGCCGCGACTATCCCGTCGATCAGCTCCGGCGCGACTTCGATGCGATCGTGCTCTGCACGGGCGCCACGCAACCGCGCGACGTGAAGGTCCCCGGACGCGAACTGGCCGGCATTCACTTCGCCTGGGAATACCTCTGGCAGGCTACCAAGCGGGTGGCTCGCGACGACCTGGAAGCGGCCGGCATCCCGATCATCGACGCCGCCGGCAAGGACGTGATCGTCATCGGCGGGGGCGACACGGCCAGCGACTGTATTGGCGTGGCCAATCGGCAGGGCGCCCGCTCCATCACGAACTTTCACATCTGGCCGGCGCCGCCAAAAGAGCGCACGCCCGAAATGCCCTGGCCCTATCATCCGCACCTGCTGCAGGTGACCACCTCGCACGAAGAAGGGTGTGAGCGGGTCTGGAGCGTGCAGACGATCGCCTTCGAGGGGCGCAACGGGCACGTCGAGCGGGTGATCACGGTGGACGTCGAACCCGGTCCGCCGGGACCGGACGGCCGCCGCATGCGCCGCGAGGTGCCCGGCTCCCGCCGCGAATGGCCAGCCGATCTGGTGCTGATCGCCATCGGCTACGAGGGACCGGAGCGGAGCCCGTTGCTGGAGGCGCTGGGCGTCGAACTGGACGAACGTGGACGCGTGAAGGCGGACGAACACTTCCAGACGAACGTCCCCGGCGTGTTCGTGGCAGGCGACGCGCATCGGGGCGCTTCGCTGGTGGTCTGGGCCATCTCGGAAGGGCGTGAGGCGGCCCGCGGTGTCGATCTGTACCTGATGGACTATACGACGCTGCCCACGAAGGGCGAAGGCGACCTGCCCTTGCTCCGATAAGTCGGCCACTCGTATCTTGCCGCCGCTATGGAAGCTGTACCATCGTCAATTTCTGTGGTATCCGACCGACAGGGCGAGCGCGTGGTGGTCTGGGGCCCCGGCTCGCTGTCGAATCTTGGTCCCGGCTTCGATGCGCTGGGGCTGTGCATCCAGGGGCTCGGGGATCGGGTGGAAGCCTGGCGCACGGAAACGCCCGGCGTGACGCTGGTGGAGGCCAACGGCCTGCCCGGCTCCAGCATTCCCTGTGATTCCACCACGAACACGGCCGCCGTGGCGGCCGCCGCCGTATTGCGCCAGGTGGGTGCCCGCCACGGAGTGGCGCTACGCCTGCATAAAGGGCTGCCCTCCGGCTCGGGACTGGGCAGCTCGGCCGCCAGTGCCGTGGCCGGCGCCTGGGCGGCCAACCTGTTGCTGGACGAGCCCCTGCCGCGCGAGGCGCTCGTGGAAGCCGTGCTCGAAGGGGAGGCCGTCGCTTCGGGCAGCCGACACGGCGACAACGTGCTACCGGCGCTTTTCGGCGGACTCGTGCTCGTGTCGGCCAGCGATCCGACCTGCTACCGCCGCATTCCGCTGCCCGGGCCCCTGTCGATCGCGTTGATTCTGCCCCGGGTCGAAATCCTGACGCGTACGGCCCGCGAAATTCTGCCCCG from Rhodothermus marinus carries:
- a CDS encoding glutamate synthase subunit beta; this translates as MGSLRGFIEIPRENPEKRPVEERVRDFREVYRLLPDERIQQQAARCMDCGIPFCHSGCPLGNVIPEFNDLVYRNRWRDAYERLRATNNFPEFTGRVCPAPCESACVLGLIEPPVTIEQIEWAIIERAFREGWVKPEPPARRTGKKVAVIGSGPAGLACADQLNRAGHWVTVFERDDRIGGLLRYGVPDFKMEKWVIDRRVAILEAEGITFRTGVHVGRDYPVDQLRRDFDAIVLCTGATQPRDVKVPGRELAGIHFAWEYLWQATKRVARDDLEAAGIPIIDAAGKDVIVIGGGDTASDCIGVANRQGARSITNFHIWPAPPKERTPEMPWPYHPHLLQVTTSHEEGCERVWSVQTIAFEGRNGHVERVITVDVEPGPPGPDGRRMRREVPGSRREWPADLVLIAIGYEGPERSPLLEALGVELDERGRVKADEHFQTNVPGVFVAGDAHRGASLVVWAISEGREAARGVDLYLMDYTTLPTKGEGDLPLLR
- a CDS encoding homoserine kinase, which produces MEAVPSSISVVSDRQGERVVVWGPGSLSNLGPGFDALGLCIQGLGDRVEAWRTETPGVTLVEANGLPGSSIPCDSTTNTAAVAAAAVLRQVGARHGVALRLHKGLPSGSGLGSSAASAVAGAWAANLLLDEPLPREALVEAVLEGEAVASGSRHGDNVLPALFGGLVLVSASDPTCYRRIPLPGPLSIALILPRVEILTRTAREILPRQVTLQDAVHNASALAFLIDAFRAGDWETVGRWMMADRIVEPVRARLVPCYEPVRRAALSAGAFGCALTGSGPAMFALARDEMHARQVLSAMREACLQSGVDVEGYVTAVDFEGARQL